CGCGCGTTCTTCCGCCCGCTTGCCGCCGGTGCTGCTGCATCCCGCGAGGGACGCCCCCAGCACCGCTGCGAGCACGGCGCCCATCACGCGTACCCCTGTCCGAACCCTTGCCACGACGCCGTGCCCTTCTTGTGCTGCTCGCTGTACTGCCTGGTCGGCCGGATGGCGCTGAGCCCCGGCCCGGCCGCCCAAGTATCCCCGAGTCCGGCCCGGTGCTGCCCGGCAGGGGCGCGGCGGCGGTCCGGCGCCCTTGCCGGGCGGCCGGTCGCCGGGCCGCGCGGACACGGTTTCCGGGGCCGCACGGGCCCCGTCGGCCGGGGCGGCGGACGTGCGGTTGCAGGAGTTCTAGCCTCCCCTCATGTCCGCGTCAACACTTTGTCCGTACATCCTTACGTGACGCGGCTCTCCGGCCGCGGCGGCCCGGGGCTCCGGGCCGAAGGGGGCGTCCGGCCCGCGGTGTCCGGGCTCCCCTTGTGCCCGGAATCCTTTTCCGCCCGGAGCCCTCTTCCGCCCGGAGTGCCCTTCCGTCCCGAGTTCTCAGGGGCGGGCCAGCAGCTGGAACTCGAAGGCGTACCGCGAGGCGCGGTAGACGTGGGAGCCGAATTCGACGGCCCGGCCGCCGTCGTCGAAGGTGGTCCGCTCCATGGTCAGCAGCGGGGCCCCGGCGGGCTCGGCGAGCAGTGCGGCCTCCTCCCCGGTGGCCGTGCGGGCGCCGACGGCCTGGCGGGCGCTGTGCAGGGTGAGGCCCGAGGCGCGCATCATCCGGTAGAGCCCGGTCGCCTCCAGGGCCACCGTGCCGAGGTCCAGCAGTCCGGGGGGCAGGTGGTTGCGCAGGAGGGCCATGGGCTCCCCGTGGGCGTAGCGCAGCCGCTCGACGAGATGCACCTCGCTACCCGCGGCGACGTGGAGGGCGGCGGCCACCTCCGCGCTCGCCGGCTCGACCGTGTTGCGCAGGACGCGGGTCTCGGGCCGCCGGTCCGCCGCGTCCAGGTCGTCGTAGAGGCTGCTCAGCTCCAGCGGCCGCCGGATGCGGCTGTGGACGACCTGCGTCCCGACCCCGCGGCGGCGCACCATGAGGCCCTTGTCGACAAGTGACTGGATCGCCTGGCGGACGGTCGGCCGGGACAGCCCGAGGCGCGCGGCGAGCTCCAGTTCGTTGCCGAGGAGGCTGCCGGGGGCGAGGCGGCCCTGTTCGATGGCCGCCTGGAGCTGCTGGGCCAGCTGGTGGTAGAGCGGTACGGGGCTGGTGCGGTCCACACCCAGCCCCAGGGTGGC
This DNA window, taken from Streptomyces nitrosporeus, encodes the following:
- a CDS encoding GntR family transcriptional regulator is translated as MPKPTADLATLGLGVDRTSPVPLYHQLAQQLQAAIEQGRLAPGSLLGNELELAARLGLSRPTVRQAIQSLVDKGLMVRRRGVGTQVVHSRIRRPLELSSLYDDLDAADRRPETRVLRNTVEPASAEVAAALHVAAGSEVHLVERLRYAHGEPMALLRNHLPPGLLDLGTVALEATGLYRMMRASGLTLHSARQAVGARTATGEEAALLAEPAGAPLLTMERTTFDDGGRAVEFGSHVYRASRYAFEFQLLARP